The following are encoded together in the Theileria orientalis strain Shintoku DNA, chromosome 1, complete genome genome:
- a CDS encoding uncharacterized protein (terpenoid cylases/protein prenyltransferase alpha-alpha toroid domain containing protein), whose product MDNLNEYMSKFLIKGVHLLCTDKNDNYNIKLVNEKSFICGSFWAISGLSASKWNINQEDLKKILRRLRLCIKTSKIDEKTGVKGDHTQANCTNTVKGFCEFTDQNLYETNIQSTLYAIQIYYMVKRLKQFEKYELDNLLLDDEEVECVVNYAKQLYDKKIGCFYNVNRKPLREYNGSESVPSTPFGADLRHTMAALCTINLCYKILGYSDEEIQKKIENEMNVELIYRRLKEHFNDDGGIALQVGGESNVAGCFCCIGSMILIKRLNSLSTSRIRRLVLWLLERISISGGVSGRVGKSKDICYMWWNLATLTLIRGNHRKATRLFNENVARKMLEFIAISQNEDGGFSCNKSSTVSDPYHSFTAILSISLLREYLSTNDEGFTDDSRDGTGDHTVNHNSAPAVNLDAESGTGINIGDSTDPKGIRFNRICVEEIGRINALYAIPCD is encoded by the exons ATggataatttaaatgaatatatgaGTAAATTTCTTATTAAAGGGGTACATTTGTTATGTAcagataaaaatgataattataacattaaattaGTCAATGAGAAGTCGTTCATCTGCGGCTCATTCTGGGCAATATCAGGTTTATCAGCCTCAAAATGGAATATAAACCAGGAAGATTTGAAAAAGATATTGAGAAGGTTGAgattgtgtataaaaacaagtaaaatTGACGAAAAAACTGGAGTTAAGGGGGACCATACACAAGCAAATTGTACCAATACAGTGAAAGGATTCTGTGAATTTACGGACCAGAATTTGTACGAAACGAATATACAAAGCACCTTATACGccatacaaatatattacatggTTAAAAGGCTAAAACAGtttgaaaaatatgaaCTAGATAACCTACTACTGGATGATGAGGAAGTGGAATGTGTTGTAAATTATGCGAAGCAACTGTACGATAAAAAGATAGGCTGCTTCTATAACGTCAATAGAAAGCCATTGAGGGAGTACAATGGCAGTGAAAGTGTACCTAGCACGCCTTTTGGAGCAGACCTGAGGCACACAATGGCCGCCTtatgtacaataaatttatgctataaaatattaggTTACAGCGATGAAGAAATACaaaagaaaatagaaaatgaaatgaaTGTTGAATTGATATATAGAAGACTGAAAGAGCATTTTAACGATGATGGAGGAATAGCGTTACAAGTAGGAGGAGAAAGCAACGTAGCAGGATGTTTTTGTTGCATAGGCAGcatgattttaataaaaagacTGAATTCGTTGTCCACGTCGAGAATTAGAAGATTGGTGCT GTGGCTCCTTGAAAGAATATCGATCTCAGGAGGAGTGAGTGGAAGAGTAGGAAAGTCAAAGGACATATGCTACATGTGGTGGAACTTGGCGACGCTGACGCTGATAAGGGGGAACCATCGGAAGGCAACAAGGCTGTTTAACGAGAACGTCGCGAGAAAAATGCTGGAGTTTATCGCAATATCGCAGAACGAGGACGGAGGATTCTCCTGTAACAAGTCCAGTACCGTGTCGGACCCGTACCACTCATTTACAGCAATACTCTCAATATCGCTGCTGAGAGAGTACCTGAGCACGAACGATGAGGGATTCACAGATGACAGTAGGGACGGCACTGGAGACCACACTGTGAATCATAACAGTGCTCCGGCAGTAAATTTGGACGCAGAAAGCGGCACCGGCATAAATATAGGTGATTCAACTGACCCCAAGGGTATTCGATTTAACAGAATATGTGTCGAAGAAATTGGCAGAATAAATGCATTATATGCAATACCGTGTGACTAG
- a CDS encoding adrenodoxin-like ferredoxin, with protein MYRLYNIINSSILLIPKPNLNTLIKAGNRNFTTNNLINISFIQYDEEINVSVPVGISILEAAHRNNIEIEGACDGCMACSTCHVILDENVYNALPEPTEAEMDMLDLAPCLTPTSRLGCQVILNEKHDGIRIKLPRITRNFYVDGYTPSHH; from the exons ATGTATCGgttgtacaatataatcaattccagtatattattaataccCAAACCCAATCTAAATACACTAATTAAGGCCGGAAATCGTAATTTTACAACAAATAACTT AATAAATATCAGTTTTATCCAATATGATGAGGAAATTAATGTGTCGGTTCCAGTTGGAATATCAATCTTAGAAGCTGCACATCGAAATAATATTGAAATAGAAG GAGCCTGCGACGGATGCATGGCCTGCTCAACTTGCCACGTCATACTGGACGAAAACGTTTATAACGCACTGCCAGAACCCACAGAAGCCGAGATGGATATGTTAGATTTAGCACCCTGTTTGACTCCAAC gTCAAGATTAGGATGTcaagtaattttaaacgaAAAACATGATGGAATTCGGATCAAATTGCCCAGAATTACCCGAAACTTTTACGTGGACGGCTATACACCAAGCCATCACTGA
- a CDS encoding uncharacterized protein (trimeric LpxA-like domain containing protein) yields MEAVVLHQSDQFCMEPLNSYVDIFDLYIGNTSIWTETMSNLWYSGVNKVYLLVESYKVNKYNHLSTESKAGGKEPKIKVEVVGLNVKMEVGTALREFFRLHGPMEPFILLYSNTLLTVPLTEAVEFHTELAKANSSYCMTVLYVEDEKKRFSGFKNNKVILYDEKNELLYSSDENVMELESEFLKSLKSEQIKIRYDLYQPGVYLCTNLIIETFLELFDQSSMEQLIVEMLTQEIKTSEMYMYTVKNDLSFPEYPAALRVETPRDYYNAYTEYVKRFKSIGGTGTGAGDTTNTAGRGGLELNSNVSGSLVGSGVRIGQNTNITNSIVFNNVVIGSNCKVNNAIIMNNVTIEDSVTLEPGSLIGPCCRVDKDLMSKSGSTYGSCSGNSSGSGSRIASGSRSEASTSSEAGPVRCATMKTKFYDLTGEREEDEDGSGSSYVWEVEAFIANPLNKIGSQYYDHVTFTMPDSAESTSDYEDSEDDEEYDSEELAEMVHEALEDPKNLENKLLEIRSLRVAHNVTEHDTLDHIYKYGIEWLVEEQVQELIEIVESARMNKLLDAFASKLARETYYDNTLSMCSKHGKSQLFFCQMCEALYHTDVLEFEGFEKWLEEKNLKEDRLVSFAKWVES; encoded by the exons ATGGAGGCAGTTGTGTTGCACCAATCGGACCAGTTCTGTATGGAACCATTAAACAGCTACGTAGACATATTTGATCTATACATCGGAAATACGTCAATATGGACTGAAACAATGAGTAATTTATGGTACAGCGGAGTAAATAAAGTGTATTTATTGGTGGAATCCTACAAGGTGAACAAGTATAACCATTTATCAACAGAAAGTAAAGCAGGAGGAAAGGAGCcgaaaataaaagtagaaGTAGTAGGATTGAACGTGAAGATGGAAGTAGGAACAGCACTACGTGAATTCTTTAGACTCCACGGACCAATGGAACCATTCATACTA CTGTACAGTAACACACTGTTGACAGTGCCACTGACAGAAGCAGTCGAATTCCACACAGAGTTGGCAAAAGCAAATTCAAGTTATTGCATGACAGTGTTATACGTAGAAGATGAGAAAAAAAG gTTTAGTggatttaaaaacaataaagtAATATTGTATGATGAAAAGAATGAGCTGCTGTATAGCTCAGATGAAAACGTAATGGAACTTGAGTCGGAATTTCTTAAATCACTCAAGTCggaacaaattaaaataagatatGACCTGTATCAGCCAGGAGTGTACCTGTGTACGAATTTGATAATAGAGACGTTCCTGGAGTTGTTCGACCAGAGCTCAATGGAGCAGCTGATAGTGGAAATGCTAACACAGGAGATAAAGACGAGTGAGatgtatatgtacacaGTGAAGAACGACCTGAGCTTCCCAGAATATCCAGCAGCACTGAGAGTGGAAACGCCGAGAGACTACTACAACGCATACACTGAGTACGTAAAGAGGTTTAAGAGCATCGGTGGAACGGGTACTGGCGCCGGCGACACAACGAACACGGCAGGCCGTGGA GGACTGG AGTTAAATAGTAATGTGAGTGGAAGTTTAGTAGGTTCAGGAGTTAGAATTGGGCAAAATACCAATATAACAAACAGCATAGTGTTTAACAACGTAGTGATTGGAAGTAACTGTAAAGTAAATAACGCAATCATCATGAATAACGTGACGATAGAGGACAGTGTGACCCTGGAACCAGGGTCATTAATAGGGCCATGTTGCAGAGTTGACAAGGATCTGATGAGCAAGAGTGGAAGTACCTACGGTAGTtgtagtggtaatagtagtggtagtggtagtCGTATTGCTAGTGGTAGTCGTAGTGAAGCTAGCACTAGCAGTGAAGCAGGACCAGTCAGATGTGCAACCATGAAAACAAAATTCTACGATTTGACCGGAgaaagagaagaagacgaagat GGTAGCGGTAGTAGCTATGTGTGGGAAGTGGAAGCGTTCATTGCTAATCCgttgaataaaataggcTCACAGTACTACGATCACGTGACATTTACAATGCCAGACTCGGCGGAATCGACATCAGATTACGA GGATTCAGAAGACGATGAAGAATACGATTCAG AAGAGCTGGCGGAAATGGTCCACGAAGCACTGGAAGACCCGAAgaacctggaaaacaagctgctggaaataAGAAGTCTCAGAGTGGCACACAACGTGACAGAGCACGACACACTGGACCATATATACAAGTACGGAATAGAATGG TTAGTGGAGGAACAAGTGCAAGAACTGATTGAAATAGTGGAGTCGGCACGGATGAATAAACTGCTGGACGCGTTCGCATCAAAGCTGGCGCGGGAGACGTACTACGACAATACGCTCAGCATGTGTAGCAAGCATGGCAAATCGCAACTCTTCTTCTGCCAAATGTGCGAGGCGCTGTATCACACGGACGTCCTGGAGTTCGAGGGGTTCGAAAAGTGGCTGGAAGaaaagaacctgaaggaagATCGCCTGGTTTCATTCGCAAAATGGGTGGAATCctga